From one Comamonas piscis genomic stretch:
- a CDS encoding AEC family transporter, which translates to MVSLIPVVLFIALGYAAGRMGWVKATSVRDLSNIVFLILTPALLFRTMSTVRVQELNLQTIAVYFSAAGLLFVSTLLLQGFSTLGAARALANCFSNNIMIGVPLVGMVFGQEGLVTLFTIVSVHALILMTSATIVFELAVMHQQQAALGGARSYRAMAITVGRALKNGIIHPIPLPIICGLLFAQTGLKMPEVIDTSLQLLAQALGPMALMLVGITLFFSAVGRYLVPASRIAFVKLIVHPALLLTIGWLWGLRGLPLVVLATAASLPVGANVFLFTQRYEVGREEVTASIAVSTSLALVTIPLVLLGLAQLLKTG; encoded by the coding sequence ATGGTGTCTTTGATTCCCGTGGTGCTGTTCATCGCACTCGGCTACGCCGCAGGGCGCATGGGCTGGGTCAAGGCCACCTCGGTGCGCGATCTGTCCAATATCGTTTTTCTGATCCTGACGCCGGCGCTGCTGTTTCGCACGATGAGCACGGTGCGTGTGCAAGAACTCAATCTGCAAACCATTGCGGTCTACTTCAGCGCGGCGGGCCTGCTGTTTGTAAGCACCTTGCTGCTGCAGGGTTTCAGCACCTTGGGCGCCGCCCGGGCGCTGGCCAACTGCTTCAGCAACAACATCATGATCGGGGTGCCGCTGGTCGGCATGGTGTTTGGGCAAGAAGGCTTGGTGACCCTGTTCACCATTGTCTCGGTCCATGCCTTGATCCTCATGACCTCGGCCACCATTGTGTTTGAGCTGGCCGTCATGCACCAACAGCAGGCAGCGCTTGGGGGCGCGCGCAGCTACCGCGCGATGGCCATTACGGTGGGCCGGGCGCTGAAAAACGGCATCATCCACCCGATTCCCTTGCCGATCATTTGCGGCCTGCTGTTCGCGCAAACGGGTCTCAAGATGCCCGAGGTGATCGATACCTCATTGCAGCTGCTGGCCCAGGCGCTGGGCCCGATGGCGCTGATGCTTGTGGGTATCACCTTGTTCTTCAGTGCGGTAGGGCGCTATCTGGTGCCGGCCAGCCGGATTGCCTTTGTCAAGCTCATCGTGCATCCGGCGCTGCTGCTTACCATCGGCTGGTTGTGGGGGCTGCGGGGCCTGCCGCTGGTGGTGCTGGCCACCGCCGCATCGCTGCCGGTGGGGGCCAATGTGTTCCTGTTCACCCAGCGTTATGAAGTGGGGCGCGAGGAGGTAACAGCCAGCATTGCGGTATCGACCAGCCTGGCCTTGGTGACCATTCCGCTGGTTCTGCTGGGCCTGGCGCAGCTGCTGAAGACCGGTTAA
- a CDS encoding superoxide dismutase family protein, giving the protein MIQRIPSIAKIAAAAAVAAMLSACATTDRATPVAEATINPTEGNNISGYFRVYQVNPDTVRVMAQIKGLAPGSEHGFHVHENGNCASPDAMSAGGHYNPNGHQHGKAGTQSHVGDLPSLMADSAGTAFLVWETKDLSIGTGKPSDIKGRAVVVHKDKDDYTTQPTGNSGARLGCGVIQ; this is encoded by the coding sequence ATGATCCAACGCATTCCATCTATCGCCAAAATCGCTGCCGCTGCAGCCGTCGCTGCCATGCTGAGCGCTTGCGCTACCACCGACCGCGCCACCCCCGTGGCCGAGGCGACGATCAACCCGACCGAAGGCAACAACATCAGCGGCTATTTCCGCGTCTACCAGGTCAACCCCGACACCGTGCGTGTGATGGCCCAGATCAAAGGCCTGGCCCCCGGCAGCGAGCACGGCTTCCATGTGCATGAAAACGGCAACTGCGCATCGCCCGACGCGATGAGCGCTGGCGGCCACTACAACCCCAACGGCCACCAGCATGGCAAGGCAGGCACGCAATCGCATGTGGGTGACCTGCCCAGCCTGATGGCCGATTCCGCCGGTACTGCCTTCCTGGTCTGGGAGACCAAGGACCTGTCGATCGGCACCGGCAAGCCCAGCGACATCAAGGGCCGCGCCGTGGTGGTCCACAAGGACAAAGACGACTACACCACCCAGCCCACCGGCAACTCCGGTGCGCGTCTGGGCTGCGGTGTGATCCAGTAA
- a CDS encoding bile acid:sodium symporter family protein, with protein MALMKFRPDNFTLMLVATVLLASFLPATGQVASSFEVLTTAAVALLFFLHGAKLSRQAILAGIMHWRLHLFIVGSTFVVFPLLGWALKPLLTPLVSPELYVGVMFLCVLPSTVQSSIAFVSMARGNIPAAICSASASTLLGVFITPLLVSVFVTAHGASGSFVDAVGKILLQLMLPFALGHLLQRWVGPFIKKHGKLTKVVDQGSILLVVYTAFSAAVVQGIWRQVSVQTLVGLLVISAIILALALLLTTFLSRRLGFSKEDEITAVFCGSKKSLVSGVPMAKVLFASSTVGMMVLPLMLFHQMQLMVCGVLAAKYAKRAQLAEKEQLASAAAGK; from the coding sequence ATGGCGCTCATGAAATTCCGTCCCGACAACTTCACCCTGATGCTGGTCGCCACCGTGCTGCTGGCCAGTTTTCTGCCTGCCACTGGCCAGGTGGCCAGCAGCTTTGAGGTGTTGACCACCGCCGCCGTCGCGCTGCTGTTCTTTTTGCATGGCGCCAAGCTCTCGCGCCAGGCCATATTGGCCGGCATCATGCACTGGCGGCTGCACCTGTTTATTGTTGGTAGCACCTTTGTGGTGTTTCCGCTGCTGGGCTGGGCGCTCAAGCCGCTGCTGACGCCGCTGGTGTCGCCCGAGCTGTATGTGGGCGTCATGTTCCTCTGCGTGCTGCCGTCCACCGTGCAGTCGTCGATTGCCTTTGTATCGATGGCGCGGGGCAATATACCGGCCGCCATCTGCAGCGCATCTGCATCGACCTTGCTGGGCGTCTTCATCACCCCGCTGCTGGTGAGCGTGTTTGTTACCGCCCATGGTGCCAGCGGCTCTTTTGTCGATGCCGTCGGCAAGATCTTGCTGCAGCTTATGCTGCCCTTTGCGCTGGGCCATTTGCTGCAGCGCTGGGTGGGCCCGTTTATCAAAAAGCATGGCAAGCTCACCAAGGTGGTGGACCAGGGTTCCATCTTGCTGGTGGTCTATACGGCATTTAGCGCTGCGGTGGTCCAAGGCATCTGGCGCCAGGTGTCCGTCCAAACGCTGGTGGGCCTCTTGGTGATCAGCGCCATCATCCTGGCACTGGCCTTGCTGCTCACCACCTTCCTGTCGCGCCGCCTGGGCTTTAGCAAGGAAGACGAGATCACCGCCGTGTTCTGCGGCAGCAAAAAGAGCCTGGTGAGCGGCGTGCCCATGGCCAAGGTGCTGTTTGCCAGCAGCACGGTGGGGATGATGGTATTGCCGCTGATGCTGTTCCATCAAATGCAGCTAATGGTTTGTGGCGTGTTGGCGGCCAAGTACGCCAAGCGTGCGCAGCTGGCAGAGAAAGAGCAGCTGGCATCGGCCGCAGCCGGCAAGTAG
- the pdxH gene encoding pyridoxamine 5'-phosphate oxidase — MSELSHSIADLRKSYERAELNDAASCAAPIDQFDRWMNEAVASQLPEPNAMTVATVGADARPSTRIVLIKGYDARGIVWFTNYDSRKGREIAGNPFAALMFHWVELERVVRIEGRVEKVSDEDSDAYFNSRPLDSRIGAWASPQSQVIDSRTVLVTNAAKYGAQFLLKPPRPPHWGGFRLVPDTWEFWQGRKSRLHDRLRYRQNGADWIRERLAP, encoded by the coding sequence ATGAGCGAACTCTCCCACTCCATTGCTGATCTGCGCAAAAGCTATGAGCGCGCAGAGCTGAACGATGCGGCCTCTTGCGCCGCCCCCATCGACCAGTTTGACCGCTGGATGAACGAGGCCGTCGCCTCACAGCTGCCCGAGCCCAACGCGATGACGGTGGCTACCGTCGGCGCCGATGCCCGGCCCAGCACCCGCATTGTGCTGATCAAGGGCTATGACGCGCGCGGCATTGTCTGGTTCACCAATTACGACAGCCGCAAAGGCCGCGAGATTGCCGGCAACCCGTTTGCAGCGCTGATGTTCCATTGGGTGGAGCTGGAGCGCGTGGTGCGCATCGAGGGCCGGGTCGAGAAGGTGTCGGACGAGGACAGCGATGCCTACTTCAACAGCCGCCCGCTTGATTCGCGCATTGGCGCCTGGGCCAGCCCGCAAAGCCAGGTGATCGACAGCCGCACGGTGCTGGTGACCAATGCCGCCAAGTATGGCGCGCAGTTTTTGCTCAAGCCCCCGCGCCCGCCGCACTGGGGTGGCTTTCGCCTGGTGCCCGATACCTGGGAGTTCTGGCAAGGCCGCAAGAGCCGGCTGCATGACCGCCTGCGCTACCGCCAAAACGGTGCCGATTGGATCCGTGAGCGCCTCGCGCCTTGA
- a CDS encoding LysR family transcriptional regulator: MHVSFRQLQVFLCVAQCRSFSQTGQTLGLTQSAVSRAMVELEGQLHVRLLDRTTREVLLTDAGQLLAQKAAPLLQELADTLAEVADVGHAARGQVRIASSPTLSAALMPACIAACGQQLPQIQVQLVDRLQQEVLAQVRSGDVHFGVVVEPPELGDLDYISLQHDPFVAVLPPAHPLLQQAGPGAILRWDQLRGEPLVLLDHASGSRRLMDAALLASGCGPEHCPVVQEVGHVTTAFRMVEAGIGISIMPGLAIPAQGFSALQVCQLAPQVQRAIMLVRRRQRSLPAAAQAVWDLAAALLSDAPPN; this comes from the coding sequence ATGCACGTCAGCTTCCGCCAGCTCCAGGTGTTTCTCTGCGTCGCCCAATGCCGCAGCTTCAGCCAGACCGGCCAAACCCTGGGACTGACGCAGTCGGCCGTGAGCCGTGCGATGGTCGAGCTGGAAGGCCAGTTGCATGTGCGGCTGCTGGACCGCACCACGCGCGAGGTGCTGCTGACCGACGCCGGCCAGCTGCTGGCCCAAAAGGCCGCGCCCTTGCTGCAGGAGCTGGCCGATACCCTGGCCGAGGTGGCCGACGTGGGCCACGCCGCACGCGGCCAGGTGCGCATTGCCAGCAGCCCTACCTTGTCTGCCGCGCTGATGCCCGCCTGCATTGCGGCCTGCGGCCAACAGTTGCCCCAGATCCAAGTGCAACTGGTGGACCGCCTGCAGCAAGAGGTGCTGGCCCAGGTGCGCAGCGGCGATGTGCATTTTGGTGTGGTGGTGGAGCCGCCTGAGCTGGGCGACCTGGACTACATCAGCCTGCAGCACGACCCCTTTGTCGCCGTACTGCCTCCTGCCCACCCTCTACTGCAACAAGCCGGGCCCGGCGCCATCTTGCGCTGGGACCAGCTGCGCGGTGAGCCGCTGGTGCTGCTTGACCATGCATCGGGCAGCCGCCGGCTGATGGATGCCGCACTGCTGGCAAGCGGCTGCGGGCCCGAGCACTGCCCGGTGGTCCAAGAGGTAGGCCATGTCACCACCGCGTTTCGCATGGTCGAGGCGGGCATTGGCATCAGCATCATGCCGGGCTTGGCCATTCCGGCGCAGGGCTTCAGCGCGCTGCAGGTCTGCCAGCTGGCACCCCAGGTGCAAAGGGCCATCATGCTGGTGCGGCGCCGCCAGCGCAGCCTGCCCGCTGCGGCGCAAGCGGTCTGGGATTTGGCGGCGGCCCTGCTCTCCGATGCTCCGCCCAACTAG
- a CDS encoding GNAT family N-acetyltransferase, whose translation MPSPAFDIRWLTPADAAAFQLLRLAGLRASPSAFGSSYEEEKDRALAVIEARLASSADQGVLGAFAQGQLVGMLGIRRQDALKTRHRMALWGVYVEPGFRGQGIAQSLLAAGVAFARQVPGAVQIHLSVNAANASAIRLYEQAGFKAYGTEPAALLVDGELHDELLMQHRLHPDA comes from the coding sequence ATGCCATCGCCTGCCTTTGATATCCGCTGGCTGACACCCGCTGACGCCGCCGCCTTTCAGCTGCTGCGTCTGGCCGGCCTGCGCGCCTCGCCCAGCGCCTTTGGCTCCAGCTACGAAGAAGAGAAAGACCGCGCGCTGGCGGTGATCGAAGCACGCCTGGCGTCCAGCGCCGACCAAGGCGTGCTGGGTGCTTTTGCACAGGGCCAACTGGTTGGCATGCTGGGCATTCGCCGCCAGGATGCCCTGAAAACCCGGCACCGCATGGCCTTGTGGGGTGTTTATGTGGAACCGGGCTTTCGCGGTCAGGGCATCGCACAGTCGCTGTTGGCAGCGGGTGTGGCGTTTGCCCGCCAGGTGCCCGGTGCGGTGCAGATTCACTTGAGCGTCAATGCCGCCAATGCCAGCGCCATTCGTTTGTACGAGCAAGCAGGGTTCAAAGCCTATGGCACCGAGCCGGCAGCCTTGCTGGTTGATGGCGAGCTGCATGATGAGCTGCTGATGCAGCACCGGCTCCATCCCGACGCCTAG
- a CDS encoding DUF72 domain-containing protein, whose protein sequence is MPPAPDLNLDLFGAEPAPPALAPTPAAPAGGSQDLAAPSPTPPTPAAAKGRSRAQAVGAAYPLLGEDLAPAMPALLRMGGSSWSYPGWQGMVWDKAYSERILAQRGLSAYAEHPLLRTVSIDRSFYRPLAPSEYALYAAQVPADFRFVVKAPALVCDAQVRSEEGRGREPNPAFLNVELALSSYVRPACEGLLDKLGVLLFQLSPLPLSRVLNLQQTLAELEQLALAVQTELAHLPAERRPIVAFEVRDPDWLRPDVAPQLAQILRQAGATYCLGLHAKMPRMPEQLPLLRALWPGPLVCRWNVNPIFGPYGYADAEKQLAPFDRIQQPDPPTLALLASTLAAVCGKGQPAYVTVSNEAEGCGPLSIVRLAQAIADLKKPDHAGPA, encoded by the coding sequence ATGCCCCCAGCCCCCGACCTGAATTTGGATCTGTTTGGCGCCGAGCCCGCGCCGCCTGCGCTGGCGCCCACGCCAGCTGCGCCGGCCGGCGGCAGCCAAGACCTTGCAGCGCCATCACCTACGCCCCCTACGCCCGCTGCCGCCAAAGGGCGTAGCCGTGCGCAGGCCGTAGGCGCTGCTTATCCGTTGCTCGGCGAAGACCTAGCACCGGCGATGCCCGCGCTGCTGCGCATGGGGGGCTCGTCTTGGTCCTACCCTGGCTGGCAAGGCATGGTTTGGGACAAGGCTTACAGCGAGCGCATCCTCGCCCAGCGGGGCCTCAGCGCCTATGCCGAGCACCCGCTGCTGCGCACCGTCAGCATTGACCGCAGCTTTTACCGCCCGCTGGCCCCGTCTGAATATGCGCTGTATGCCGCCCAGGTGCCGGCGGACTTTCGCTTTGTCGTCAAGGCGCCGGCGCTGGTCTGCGATGCCCAGGTGCGCAGCGAAGAAGGACGTGGCCGCGAGCCCAACCCGGCCTTTCTGAATGTGGAGCTGGCCCTCAGCAGCTATGTGCGCCCCGCCTGCGAAGGCCTGCTGGACAAGCTGGGCGTGCTGCTGTTCCAGCTCAGCCCCCTGCCCTTGAGCCGGGTTTTGAACCTGCAGCAGACCTTGGCAGAACTGGAGCAACTGGCCTTGGCCGTGCAGACCGAGCTGGCCCACTTGCCGGCAGAGCGGCGGCCGATTGTGGCCTTTGAAGTGCGCGACCCGGACTGGCTGCGACCCGATGTAGCGCCGCAGCTGGCCCAGATTCTGCGCCAGGCCGGTGCTACCTACTGCTTGGGCCTGCATGCCAAGATGCCGCGCATGCCCGAGCAACTGCCGCTGCTGCGCGCGCTGTGGCCGGGCCCGCTGGTTTGCCGCTGGAACGTGAACCCCATCTTCGGCCCCTATGGCTACGCCGATGCTGAAAAGCAGTTGGCGCCGTTTGACCGCATCCAGCAGCCCGATCCGCCCACGTTAGCCTTGCTGGCCAGCACCTTGGCCGCCGTCTGCGGCAAGGGGCAGCCGGCGTATGTGACCGTCAGCAACGAGGCCGAGGGCTGTGGCCCGCTCAGCATTGTGCGGCTGGCCCAAGCGATTGCGGACCTGAAAAAACCTGACCATGCAGGCCCAGCCTGA